A genomic segment from Glycine soja cultivar W05 chromosome 18, ASM419377v2, whole genome shotgun sequence encodes:
- the LOC114394765 gene encoding protein MIZU-KUSSEI 1 — translation MTIDALRRFFLPCFFPSKPQSTIPFSDHHHHPPATKNNHPSSPASLTSSSTAASTAPPRPSKSMVIGTIFGNRRGHVWFCIQHDRLSSKPSLLLELPLSTDHLVREMRNGVVRIALECSAATNACPLRSVPLWTAFCNGKKTGFAARRRAGDRVRNILRTMQCVSVGAGVIPSGFASASAASSEELMYMRANFEHVVGNADSESFHLINPDECPGQELSLFLLRSRLGATR, via the coding sequence ATGACCATCGACGCCCTCCGTCGGTTCTTTCTTCCATGTTTCTTCCCTTCCAAGCCTCAATCCACCATCCCTTTCTccgaccaccaccaccaccctccAGCCACCAAGAACAACCACCCTTCCTCGCCTGCTTCTTTGACGTCATCTTCCACCGCTGCTTCGACGGCTCCGCCGCGTCCCTCGAAGTCGATGGTGATCGGAACCATCTTCGGTAACCGCCGCGGCCACGTGTGGTTCTGCATCCAGCACGACCGTCTTTCTTCAAAACCTTCCCTTCTTCTTGAGCTGCCGCTCTCCACCGACCACCTCGTCCGTGAAATGCGGAACGGCGTCGTCCGCATCGCCCTCGAGTGCTCCGCAGCCACCAACGCCTGCCCCCTCCGCTCCGTCCCCCTCTGGACCGCCTTTTGCAACGGCAAGAAGACCGGCTTCGCCGCCCGCCGCCGCGCCGGAGACCGCGTCCGCAACATCCTCCGCACCATGCAGTGCGTCTCCGTCGGCGCCGGTGTCATCCCCTCCGGCTTCGCCTCCGCCTCCGCCGCCTCCTCCGAGGAGCTCATGTATATGCGCGCCAATTTCGAGCACGTGGTGGGTAACGCCGACTCCGAATCGTTTCATCTCATCAACCCCGACGAGTGCCCCGGCCAGGAACTCAGTCTGTTCTTGCTCCGGTCCAGACTCGGTGCCACTCGCTGA